One genomic region from Evansella sp. LMS18 encodes:
- a CDS encoding ABC transporter substrate-binding protein, with protein sequence MRLIEYYIQLFLNFAKAQTGQPVKITRRDISKKLECSERNVVHILNKMEETNWIETERGRGRGNTTAVYFLKTYQEMFQLFAAAAPKTEDIEKLIGVIERSDIDMEVREVVYSLILQLFWGNQNPKDRNNQDYDTLNIPYHRRIYGVNPIQAERQTERHIVSQIFNTLVTYSEEKNEILPSVAHDWKYSNEGRKLTFYLRKGVAFHNSKFLTSEDVRFTMQRLGNTPSSWIIKDIEKITCHGSYVIELTFSKPSFYWIWLASSPKCSIVPAGYSGMTAEEFSGQPIGTGPFKVKEFEPASILRLEAHQAYFQERSHLDEISIHILPSAEKYFNVQAIEEKPVFYHPFSPERESGSELQFVERRRLSVKYLVWNMTKEQLRLNTSLRRKAETAIGKKGLINTLGYPRYEPAAGFFKGSGSSVNERGAEENFDGEVFMGRPLLLVTYELTPNIEDLKWLQKEWEKQGIPVKIKSYPYPEFLKQVKHADLVLSEYVTEEAEENSFLNLLKNKVSPVYQLMDENNKSKVNEMLNEALQQEGREERLASLKKIDQFLQEEKIVVPLYWTYQTAVFKEDLQGVTLSTVGIAPFKDLFFRKV encoded by the coding sequence ATGAGGCTGATTGAATATTACATACAGCTGTTCCTTAACTTTGCAAAAGCGCAAACAGGACAGCCCGTTAAAATTACGAGGCGTGACATTAGTAAGAAATTAGAATGCTCCGAACGCAATGTGGTACATATTTTAAACAAAATGGAAGAGACAAACTGGATTGAAACAGAGAGAGGTAGGGGCAGGGGCAACACAACAGCTGTCTACTTTTTGAAAACATATCAGGAAATGTTCCAGCTCTTTGCAGCCGCTGCGCCAAAAACGGAAGATATTGAAAAACTTATTGGTGTAATTGAACGGTCTGACATTGATATGGAAGTAAGAGAAGTTGTATATTCTCTTATCCTGCAGTTGTTTTGGGGAAATCAAAATCCTAAAGACAGAAACAACCAGGATTATGATACGCTCAACATCCCATATCACCGGCGTATCTATGGAGTAAACCCTATACAGGCAGAACGACAGACGGAAAGACACATCGTCAGCCAGATTTTTAACACACTTGTGACGTATAGTGAGGAAAAAAATGAAATTCTCCCATCTGTCGCTCATGACTGGAAGTATAGCAACGAGGGAAGAAAGCTCACGTTTTACTTAAGAAAGGGGGTAGCGTTTCATAACTCTAAATTTCTTACATCAGAGGATGTCCGGTTTACCATGCAGAGGCTGGGGAATACGCCTTCTTCCTGGATAATAAAAGACATTGAGAAAATAACCTGCCACGGCAGTTATGTTATTGAACTTACATTTTCAAAGCCGTCTTTTTACTGGATTTGGCTTGCAAGTTCCCCGAAATGCTCTATCGTACCAGCTGGCTATAGCGGCATGACGGCGGAGGAGTTTTCCGGACAGCCAATCGGCACCGGTCCTTTCAAAGTGAAAGAATTTGAGCCAGCGAGCATTCTCCGGCTGGAGGCTCACCAAGCCTATTTTCAGGAACGGTCTCATTTGGATGAAATATCGATTCATATTCTTCCGTCTGCAGAAAAATATTTTAACGTACAGGCAATTGAGGAAAAGCCAGTCTTTTATCATCCGTTTTCCCCGGAAAGAGAAAGCGGGAGTGAACTTCAGTTTGTGGAAAGGAGAAGGTTGTCGGTCAAGTACCTCGTTTGGAATATGACTAAGGAACAGTTACGGCTGAACACATCTCTACGACGAAAAGCAGAAACTGCGATCGGCAAAAAGGGGCTAATCAACACCCTTGGCTATCCCAGATATGAACCGGCAGCTGGTTTTTTCAAAGGAAGTGGATCCTCGGTTAATGAGCGGGGGGCTGAGGAGAATTTTGATGGAGAGGTGTTCATGGGAAGGCCACTACTGCTTGTGACTTATGAGCTCACTCCCAACATCGAAGATTTGAAATGGCTGCAGAAAGAATGGGAAAAACAAGGTATCCCGGTAAAAATAAAGAGTTACCCTTATCCGGAGTTTCTGAAGCAGGTGAAACACGCCGATCTTGTCCTGTCGGAATACGTAACAGAAGAAGCCGAGGAAAATTCGTTTCTGAACTTATTGAAGAATAAAGTAAGCCCCGTTTATCAGCTGATGGATGAAAACAATAAATCAAAAGTTAATGAAATGCTGAACGAGGCCTTGCAGCAGGAAGGGCGGGAAGAAAGACTTGCATCTCTAAAAAAAATTGATCAGTTCTTACAGGAGGAAAAGATTGTCGTTCCGTTGTACTGGACATACCAGACTGCTGTTTTCAAGGAAGACCTCCAAGGTGTTACTTTAAGTACTGTCGGAATTGCTCCCTTTAAGGATTTATTTTTTCGGAAAGTTTAA
- a CDS encoding C40 family peptidase — protein MKINKLINTGLMYLGKPYVFNAPPFQTASFDCSSFIQFIFKENGIDLPRNSREQFKAGKRVPFLQIKRGDLLFFTTKKRRKRKGLEKIGHVALYLGNGQMLHTSREDKKVTITPLNESWLKRFVGARRVI, from the coding sequence ATGAAAATAAACAAACTTATAAACACCGGTTTAATGTATTTAGGGAAGCCTTATGTATTTAACGCTCCCCCGTTTCAGACTGCTTCTTTTGACTGCAGCTCATTTATCCAGTTTATTTTTAAAGAAAACGGCATTGACCTGCCACGCAACTCGAGGGAACAATTTAAGGCGGGGAAAAGAGTACCATTTTTGCAAATAAAACGAGGTGACTTATTGTTTTTTACAACGAAGAAAAGAAGGAAAAGAAAGGGATTGGAAAAAATCGGGCATGTGGCACTTTATCTCGGAAATGGCCAGATGCTCCATACTTCCCGGGAAGATAAAAAAGTGACGATCACCCCTTTAAATGAGTCCTGGCTGAAACGTTTTGTCGGGGCGAGGAGAGTTATTTAA
- a CDS encoding MotA/TolQ/ExbB proton channel family protein — translation MMPEVILRLFMSEQQAQSVLSSPIIEVIFTVLFFSFAAAFFLHIMLYLRLKRIRHFLQDSGSMDIEPLKSIKAEFEQKQAEEPVKAETFVQEKFSGWRVFNFPVVGLIKLIQMTVSMFILIGVLGTFIGLTMSLGSIDSTGEQLVENVASVLAGIDVAFYTSIAGMGLSLIMTILLRVANTEFLLTDIMLKTEAQLEGSEQAGMARLIEVSEAINANIVELRESNEETLGNIEKSFRGFHEYTSGLQQAAKDLSSFNEGLSENLGNFQLIFKDVKEMAAGFHKTAAKLNENFTQLFSYLNKMDKRNERMTHAFQETYNKIETLTVSQIKTMEHFEGAVEEWKEYVSVLSDRQEATQASFEKIMGHSGDLVNLMKENNKQFKGIFGDDVGSKLGGIQTSLRELAFDFERMKNSIVEVPGALEAIHSTQADYKNALSERFDDLRQLNRDFHQQLQSLSGNSVNLEKQLNAGFRMNEQLGEKNHQLISEMNRSIEAMSSSFSQRENQLEAGVAVLKDTLSRYVAGMDSTLGEKLDKLSRNLGEYMLEINGAVKKELRQIGEFTVENQEKSLRLSQQSLEGLTQEVGNLTRQLRMITEVAATQQPVVKQPGNHGHQGDQGRIKVGSGND, via the coding sequence ATGATGCCGGAAGTTATTTTACGGCTGTTTATGAGTGAACAACAGGCCCAGTCTGTTTTATCAAGTCCAATTATTGAAGTGATTTTCACAGTGCTGTTTTTCAGCTTTGCAGCAGCGTTTTTTCTTCATATTATGCTGTACCTCAGGCTGAAACGAATACGCCATTTTTTACAGGACTCAGGATCTATGGATATTGAGCCGCTCAAGTCCATTAAAGCAGAGTTCGAACAAAAACAGGCAGAAGAGCCAGTTAAAGCGGAAACATTTGTGCAGGAGAAGTTTTCCGGATGGCGGGTGTTTAATTTCCCTGTCGTGGGGCTCATCAAATTAATCCAGATGACCGTCTCCATGTTCATCTTGATTGGAGTGCTCGGAACATTTATCGGGCTGACAATGTCCTTGGGAAGCATCGATTCCACCGGAGAGCAGCTCGTGGAAAACGTAGCCAGCGTTCTTGCGGGAATTGATGTCGCTTTTTACACAAGTATCGCCGGGATGGGGTTGTCCCTCATTATGACAATTTTGCTAAGGGTGGCCAATACCGAATTTTTGCTCACAGACATTATGCTGAAAACAGAGGCCCAGCTGGAAGGCAGCGAACAGGCTGGAATGGCCCGGCTGATTGAGGTTTCTGAAGCAATTAATGCTAATATTGTGGAGCTCCGGGAGTCCAACGAGGAGACTTTAGGAAATATTGAAAAGTCATTCCGAGGTTTTCATGAGTATACTTCCGGATTGCAGCAGGCTGCAAAGGATCTGAGCAGCTTTAATGAAGGACTTTCAGAAAACCTGGGGAACTTCCAGCTGATTTTTAAAGATGTAAAAGAAATGGCAGCAGGATTCCATAAGACAGCGGCAAAACTAAATGAAAACTTCACTCAGCTGTTTTCTTATCTGAACAAAATGGATAAACGAAACGAACGGATGACCCACGCTTTTCAGGAAACGTACAACAAAATCGAAACGCTTACTGTTTCACAGATCAAGACGATGGAGCATTTCGAAGGTGCAGTAGAGGAGTGGAAGGAATATGTTTCCGTGCTGTCAGACAGGCAGGAGGCGACACAGGCTTCCTTCGAAAAAATCATGGGGCACAGTGGGGATTTAGTAAATCTGATGAAAGAAAATAATAAACAGTTTAAAGGAATTTTCGGAGATGATGTAGGTTCGAAACTCGGAGGCATTCAAACCTCTCTACGGGAGCTTGCCTTTGATTTTGAACGAATGAAAAATTCCATCGTCGAGGTACCTGGTGCTCTGGAAGCCATTCATTCCACACAGGCTGATTATAAAAATGCTTTGTCGGAACGTTTTGATGATTTAAGGCAGCTCAACCGTGATTTTCACCAGCAGCTTCAGTCCCTTTCCGGGAATTCTGTAAACCTGGAAAAGCAGCTCAATGCTGGTTTCCGAATGAACGAACAGCTTGGGGAGAAAAATCATCAGCTGATCAGTGAAATGAACCGGAGTATTGAGGCTATGTCCAGTTCGTTTTCACAGCGGGAGAATCAGCTGGAAGCAGGTGTCGCTGTCCTGAAAGATACGCTGTCCCGTTATGTGGCCGGTATGGACAGCACGCTTGGGGAAAAACTCGATAAATTGAGCAGGAATCTCGGAGAATACATGCTTGAAATAAACGGAGCGGTAAAAAAAGAGTTAAGGCAGATCGGTGAGTTCACGGTTGAGAATCAGGAGAAAAGCCTCCGGTTAAGCCAGCAGTCCCTGGAAGGGCTGACGCAGGAAGTAGGGAATTTAACCCGCCAGTTAAGGATGATAACAGAGGTGGCAGCCACACAGCAGCCGGTTGTAAAACAACCAGGTAATCATGGGCATCAAGGGGACCAGGGGCGGATAAAGGTCGGGTCAGGAAATGATTAA
- a CDS encoding OmpA family protein, translated as MINKYQRLFKGEQEEGHFWPSFTDLLSAVLLCFVLIFIIMMVIKSFQIEEMKRTIDQIMGVRVNLVEDLKEEFSGSELGIEVDEKTGAIIFSSDVLFDFDDTELKPEAFVFLDEFVPAYLDVLLEKGYESYISEIIIEGHADRNGGYLYNLNLSQERAFSVAEYILSEKFPYRNIQGAVKEKLTVNGKSYTDGREDTDGNYSAQDSRRVEFKFRLKDEEILDKTRELLGGA; from the coding sequence ATGATTAATAAATATCAGCGTCTGTTTAAAGGGGAGCAGGAGGAAGGGCATTTCTGGCCGTCATTCACGGATCTGCTGTCAGCTGTTTTGCTTTGCTTCGTATTGATCTTTATCATTATGATGGTCATTAAATCATTTCAGATTGAAGAGATGAAGCGGACGATCGACCAGATTATGGGTGTCAGGGTGAACCTCGTGGAGGATTTGAAGGAGGAATTCAGCGGTTCCGAGCTTGGCATTGAGGTTGATGAAAAAACGGGAGCGATCATTTTCAGCTCTGATGTGCTTTTTGATTTCGATGATACAGAACTGAAACCGGAAGCATTCGTTTTTCTGGATGAGTTCGTTCCGGCCTATCTCGATGTGTTGCTGGAAAAAGGTTATGAGAGCTATATTTCAGAAATTATAATTGAAGGCCATGCAGACCGAAACGGCGGTTACCTGTATAACTTAAATCTTTCCCAGGAACGGGCGTTCAGTGTCGCAGAATACATTTTGAGTGAGAAATTTCCATACAGAAACATACAAGGGGCGGTTAAGGAGAAACTTACCGTAAACGGAAAATCGTATACAGACGGCCGGGAAGACACGGATGGAAACTATAGTGCGCAGGATTCCCGGAGGGTGGAATTCAAATTCAGGCTCAAAGACGAAGAGATCCTGGATAAAACAAGGGAGCTGCTTGGGGGAGCGTGA
- a CDS encoding IS256 family transposase, with amino-acid sequence MTQLNITINLDQLKEEVENSTLGSPVKASLTLILNSLMEKERDEYINAIPYERSEDRTGQRNGYYSRELMTGAGGLTLKVPRTRDGEFSTTIFEKYNRCDQALVLSMIEMVVNGVSTRKVTKIVEELCGKSVSKSQVSNLLKSLDPIVNEWRNRPLNVHYYPYLYVDAMYIKVRENNKVVSKAVHIACGITQDGHREIIGLKVTHGESVRSWTAFFEDLKGRGIQSPKMVISDAHKGLVASIQETFLGTSWQRCYFHFSRNIVDAMPKKGSEEAKHELKAIFRVPEVALARDLKEKFVQKYETVKGFTKAVQILDEGFEDAIQFHAYPSEHHISLRTTNMLERLNREVRRREKVIQIFPNDQSAIRLIGSVLMDIDEKWTNQKKPFLKQN; translated from the coding sequence ATGACCCAACTCAATATTACTATAAATTTGGACCAACTAAAAGAGGAAGTAGAGAACAGTACACTAGGTTCTCCTGTGAAAGCGTCTTTGACCCTTATTCTTAATTCATTGATGGAAAAAGAAAGAGATGAATACATTAATGCCATACCTTACGAGCGCTCGGAAGACCGTACGGGACAGCGTAACGGGTATTATTCCCGTGAACTCATGACTGGCGCAGGTGGTCTCACCCTTAAGGTCCCTCGTACGAGAGACGGAGAATTTTCCACGACCATCTTTGAAAAATACAACCGATGTGACCAGGCATTAGTTCTGTCTATGATTGAAATGGTTGTTAATGGCGTTTCCACACGCAAAGTAACTAAGATTGTGGAAGAATTATGCGGGAAGAGTGTCTCGAAATCACAGGTCTCTAACTTGTTAAAATCCCTGGATCCCATTGTAAACGAATGGCGAAACCGCCCACTTAACGTGCATTACTACCCGTACTTATACGTGGACGCTATGTATATTAAAGTTCGTGAGAACAATAAAGTAGTTTCCAAAGCCGTCCATATTGCTTGTGGGATTACTCAGGATGGGCATCGGGAAATCATAGGGCTTAAAGTTACTCATGGCGAATCTGTACGCAGCTGGACTGCTTTCTTTGAGGATCTTAAGGGAAGAGGCATTCAGTCTCCTAAAATGGTGATCTCCGATGCCCACAAGGGGCTAGTCGCCTCCATTCAGGAAACATTTCTGGGCACGTCCTGGCAGCGCTGTTATTTTCACTTTTCCAGAAATATCGTTGATGCCATGCCCAAGAAAGGCAGCGAAGAAGCCAAACATGAACTTAAAGCCATTTTTAGAGTGCCTGAAGTGGCCCTTGCCCGGGATCTCAAAGAAAAGTTTGTGCAAAAGTACGAAACAGTAAAAGGATTTACAAAAGCAGTTCAGATATTAGATGAAGGATTCGAGGATGCCATTCAATTTCACGCTTATCCAAGTGAGCACCATATCAGTTTGCGCACTACCAATATGCTTGAACGCTTAAACCGTGAGGTTCGAAGAAGAGAAAAAGTCATTCAAATCTTTCCAAATGACCAATCGGCCATCCGACTAATCGGGTCTGTTCTAATGGACATCGACGAGAAATGGACGAACCAAAAAAAGCCTTTCCTTAAGCAAAATTAA
- a CDS encoding DUF1292 domain-containing protein has translation MEKLEVGEVFTISDDNDEEQEVEVLAKMSMDGHEYVAVSFVEDLHEEEEDSDSEGIDVFFLKADEDGGLSAIESDDEFDKVSAGFDELLDDAEDADNE, from the coding sequence ATGGAAAAACTTGAGGTTGGTGAAGTATTTACAATTAGTGATGACAATGATGAAGAACAGGAAGTGGAGGTCCTCGCTAAAATGAGTATGGATGGCCACGAATACGTTGCTGTAAGCTTTGTTGAAGATCTTCATGAGGAAGAGGAAGACAGTGATTCGGAAGGTATTGATGTATTTTTCCTCAAAGCAGATGAGGACGGCGGACTTTCCGCTATAGAAAGTGACGACGAATTTGATAAAGTCTCCGCTGGCTTCGACGAACTGCTGGACGATGCGGAAGACGCTGATAATGAGTAA
- a CDS encoding YggT family protein yields the protein MNIGLFLINVVSTAFTIYYFMMFVYIISSWIPAMRESKFVQMIAQLVEPYLNIFRKIIPPLGMIDISPLIGIILFRFISDFALRGLITVFDLIGLL from the coding sequence ATGAATATCGGCTTATTTTTAATAAATGTAGTCAGTACTGCATTTACGATTTATTACTTCATGATGTTTGTCTACATTATCTCATCCTGGATCCCGGCAATGAGGGAAAGCAAGTTCGTCCAGATGATCGCACAGCTTGTGGAACCTTACTTAAACATTTTCAGAAAAATCATTCCGCCTCTTGGCATGATAGATATATCACCGTTAATTGGCATAATCCTCTTCCGGTTTATTTCAGACTTTGCACTTAGAGGACTTATTACTGTTTTCGATCTAATTGGCCTCCTTTAA
- a CDS encoding sigma-54-dependent Fis family transcriptional regulator — translation MEQVKKKAWSRFVQEGALDEARLNRRIIESWAFCKKAGVDPYCGKGSILLSVEELQQKKQQNEQLLEVAAPILNKLEKSLRHTDSMLLLIDPEGFILKANGPENTLKYAKNINFTEGGRWTEELVGTNAIGTALQTNEPITVHGAEHYAIASQNWVCSAAPVRDEQGNLLGVLDVSSRLDSCAHEHTLFAVVASAYAIEHEWQKRLKDEEIYLLSLTLQQNHHKRGNNFILLNKQGVAVYIDPSLDDLQKFKNKRVKLENVEKSGFKQTMEVPVYSPDRRNPAGYQVFVVKKADDRKNWRLNCQENFKFSGVKGTSKIFRNVLVKLEKFSNTSVPVHISGETGTGKQVVARAVHDNSSRRKGPFIEVNCGAIPDNLIESELFGYAPGAFTGARKSGMKGKFLLADRGTLFLDEIGEIPETMQVALLKVLDSQRITPVGGEDELQCDVRLVTATNRNLKELVRQGRFREDLFYRLYVCPLILPSLRERGEDIPYFIDDYMKRHNWYMQWPKEILNEWIQFPWPGNVRQLLHVLDRVRILYPEALPEQKVLKEMAEETFIMEALPTQGPHKENTGEPANFRKKTEKEAIVKAIKEAGGRASVAMKKLGMPKSTFYRKLKKYNLS, via the coding sequence ATGGAGCAGGTGAAGAAAAAGGCATGGTCACGGTTTGTTCAGGAAGGAGCCCTAGATGAAGCCAGGCTGAACAGAAGAATTATAGAATCTTGGGCTTTTTGCAAAAAAGCAGGTGTAGATCCATACTGTGGTAAAGGAAGTATACTGTTAAGCGTTGAAGAGTTACAGCAAAAAAAGCAGCAAAATGAGCAGCTTCTGGAAGTAGCAGCACCGATTCTTAATAAACTTGAAAAATCCCTTCGCCATACAGATTCCATGCTTTTGCTCATTGACCCGGAGGGATTTATTCTTAAAGCGAACGGCCCGGAAAATACATTGAAATATGCGAAAAACATTAATTTTACAGAAGGGGGCCGCTGGACAGAAGAACTTGTAGGTACGAATGCAATCGGAACAGCTCTACAGACTAACGAACCTATTACCGTTCACGGGGCAGAACACTACGCTATCGCTTCGCAAAACTGGGTTTGTTCTGCGGCACCTGTACGGGATGAACAAGGAAATCTTCTCGGTGTGCTGGATGTTTCCAGCAGGCTGGATTCCTGTGCCCATGAACATACGCTGTTCGCTGTGGTTGCCTCTGCCTATGCAATTGAACATGAATGGCAAAAGCGCCTTAAGGATGAAGAAATTTATTTACTTTCCCTTACCCTTCAGCAAAATCACCATAAAAGAGGCAATAATTTTATTCTTTTAAACAAGCAGGGGGTTGCCGTCTATATTGATCCGTCCCTCGATGACTTACAGAAGTTTAAAAATAAACGAGTAAAATTGGAAAATGTAGAAAAATCAGGTTTTAAACAAACTATGGAGGTGCCGGTTTATTCACCTGACCGGAGAAACCCTGCAGGTTACCAGGTATTTGTTGTAAAAAAGGCGGATGACAGAAAAAACTGGAGATTAAACTGCCAGGAAAACTTTAAATTTTCAGGCGTAAAGGGGACTAGCAAAATCTTTCGAAATGTATTAGTTAAACTTGAAAAATTCTCTAATACAAGTGTCCCTGTCCACATTTCAGGAGAGACGGGAACTGGAAAACAAGTGGTCGCAAGGGCCGTCCATGACAATAGTTCAAGGAGAAAGGGACCTTTTATCGAAGTGAACTGTGGAGCAATCCCTGACAATTTAATAGAGAGCGAGCTTTTTGGCTATGCACCGGGTGCGTTTACAGGAGCAAGGAAGTCAGGAATGAAAGGGAAGTTTCTGCTTGCGGACCGGGGAACTTTGTTTCTGGACGAAATAGGAGAAATTCCTGAAACAATGCAGGTGGCTCTGCTTAAAGTACTGGACAGCCAGCGGATAACTCCGGTGGGAGGAGAAGATGAACTTCAGTGTGATGTCCGGCTTGTGACCGCCACTAACAGAAACTTAAAAGAACTTGTTCGCCAGGGAAGGTTCCGTGAGGATCTTTTTTACAGGCTGTACGTCTGTCCTCTTATACTTCCCTCGCTTCGTGAGCGGGGTGAGGATATCCCTTATTTTATTGATGATTACATGAAGCGGCATAACTGGTATATGCAGTGGCCAAAAGAAATCCTTAATGAATGGATACAGTTCCCATGGCCAGGTAATGTAAGGCAGCTTCTTCACGTCCTGGACCGGGTTAGGATTCTGTATCCGGAAGCACTTCCGGAGCAGAAAGTGCTGAAAGAAATGGCAGAAGAAACTTTTATTATGGAAGCGCTTCCGACGCAGGGCCCTCATAAAGAAAATACGGGGGAGCCAGCGAATTTCAGGAAAAAAACTGAAAAGGAAGCTATTGTAAAGGCTATAAAAGAGGCTGGCGGGAGAGCATCTGTGGCAATGAAAAAGCTCGGCATGCCTAAAAGCACCTTTTACAGGAAATTGAAGAAATATAATCTATCGTGA
- a CDS encoding thiamine pyrophosphate-dependent dehydrogenase E1 component subunit alpha, whose translation MKVSEKTVPGITSEKGRWMYQKMCEIRKFEDRVHELFGEGKIPGFVHLYAGEEAVAVGICAHLDDQDTITSTHRGHGHCIAKGCDLDGMMAELFGKATGLNKGKGGSMHIADVEKGMLGANGIVGGGFPLAAGAALTAKLKKTGGVSACFFGDGAGNHGTFHEGINLAAIWDLPALFVAENNGYAEATPFEYASSCSNIADRAKSYNIPGEVVDGKDVVAVFEAAARAVERARKGEGPSLIECKTYRNYGHFEGDAQKYKKADEKVKHLQEEDAILKFRSYLTDNGLLSEEELDEIETSVEQAVEAAVQFAEESPFPEAEELTTDVYVSYKTEE comes from the coding sequence ATGAAAGTATCAGAAAAGACGGTGCCGGGAATCACCTCGGAAAAAGGCAGATGGATGTACCAGAAAATGTGTGAGATCAGGAAATTTGAAGATCGGGTACATGAGCTGTTCGGAGAAGGTAAGATTCCAGGATTTGTTCATTTGTATGCAGGTGAAGAAGCAGTAGCTGTTGGGATTTGCGCTCATCTTGATGACCAGGATACCATTACAAGCACTCACAGAGGCCATGGCCACTGTATTGCAAAGGGTTGTGATTTGGACGGAATGATGGCTGAGCTGTTCGGGAAAGCGACAGGTCTGAATAAAGGGAAAGGGGGATCCATGCATATTGCTGATGTGGAAAAAGGCATGCTCGGCGCGAACGGTATCGTTGGCGGCGGATTTCCTCTGGCAGCCGGAGCGGCATTAACGGCTAAACTGAAGAAAACCGGCGGAGTATCGGCGTGTTTCTTTGGTGATGGAGCTGGCAACCACGGAACATTCCATGAAGGTATCAACCTGGCAGCAATCTGGGATCTTCCAGCACTCTTTGTTGCGGAAAACAATGGCTACGCAGAGGCTACACCTTTCGAATATGCTTCCTCATGCAGTAATATAGCTGATCGTGCAAAAAGTTATAACATTCCTGGTGAAGTAGTGGACGGCAAGGATGTGGTTGCTGTTTTTGAAGCTGCGGCCAGAGCTGTGGAGCGCGCAAGAAAAGGGGAAGGCCCATCTTTAATAGAGTGTAAGACTTACAGAAATTATGGACATTTCGAAGGTGACGCGCAGAAATACAAAAAAGCAGACGAAAAAGTGAAGCATCTGCAGGAAGAAGACGCAATCCTTAAATTCCGCTCATACTTAACAGACAATGGTCTGCTGTCAGAGGAAGAACTGGACGAAATAGAGACTTCTGTGGAGCAGGCGGTGGAAGCTGCGGTACAATTCGCGGAAGAAAGCCCGTTCCCTGAGGCAGAAGAATTAACTACTGATGTCTACGTTTCCTACAAAACAGAAGAGTAA
- a CDS encoding alpha-ketoacid dehydrogenase subunit beta, with product MTRQLTFSEAVREAMQLAMRKDENVILMGEDVAGGAAVDHLQDDEAWGGVMGVTSGLVQEFGRDRVLDTPIAEAGYIGAAVTNAATGMRPIAELMFNDFIGSCLDEVMNQGAKLRYMFGGKAKVPLVIRTMHGAGFRAAAQHSQSLYGLFTAIPGIKVVVPSTPYDAKGLLLAAIEDDDPVIFFEDKTLYNVKGEVPEGYYTVPLGKGEIKREGSDLTIVGIGKQVGTALEAADQLAAKGIEAEVVDPRSTSPLDEEIILQSVMKTNRLLIVDEANPRCNMATDIAALVADKGFDYLDAPIKRLTAPHCPVPFSPVLEDIYLPSAEKILQLVSEMIEDDSTMPV from the coding sequence ATGACCAGACAACTTACTTTTTCAGAAGCAGTGCGTGAAGCAATGCAGTTAGCGATGCGAAAAGATGAAAACGTTATCTTAATGGGAGAGGATGTAGCAGGAGGTGCTGCCGTAGACCACCTTCAGGATGATGAAGCATGGGGAGGAGTGATGGGGGTTACATCAGGGCTAGTTCAGGAATTCGGGCGTGACCGTGTGCTCGATACTCCAATCGCAGAAGCGGGTTATATTGGTGCTGCGGTGACAAACGCAGCGACTGGCATGCGTCCGATTGCTGAGTTAATGTTCAACGACTTTATTGGAAGCTGCCTTGATGAAGTCATGAACCAGGGGGCAAAACTTCGGTATATGTTCGGGGGAAAAGCGAAGGTTCCTTTAGTTATCCGAACGATGCACGGTGCCGGCTTCCGGGCAGCCGCCCAGCATTCCCAAAGTCTGTACGGTCTTTTTACCGCGATTCCGGGAATTAAAGTTGTTGTTCCTTCCACGCCTTATGATGCGAAAGGGCTCCTTCTTGCTGCGATTGAAGACGATGATCCGGTTATTTTCTTTGAGGACAAGACTCTTTATAACGTGAAAGGAGAAGTTCCAGAAGGATATTACACTGTCCCTCTCGGCAAAGGGGAAATTAAACGGGAAGGCAGCGACTTAACGATCGTAGGAATCGGAAAACAGGTTGGTACAGCCCTGGAAGCAGCAGATCAGCTTGCGGCAAAAGGAATCGAAGCGGAAGTCGTGGATCCAAGGAGCACGTCGCCGCTTGATGAAGAAATCATCCTCCAGTCGGTCATGAAAACAAACCGCCTGCTCATTGTTGACGAAGCAAATCCTCGCTGCAATATGGCAACAGATATCGCGGCCCTCGTTGCTGATAAAGGCTTTGATTATCTGGACGCGCCAATTAAGCGTCTTACTGCGCCACACTGTCCGGTGCCGTTCTCTCCTGTGCTGGAGGATATATACCTGCCTTCAGCAGAAAAAATATTACAGCTTGTCTCAGAAATGATCGAAGACGATTCAACCATGCCAGTGTAA